ACTTTTAATAATTTGcttaataaaaatgcaaaaatttgCTTAATAAAAATGAATCACCCATAAACTGCCTTTCTATGATCATTTTGCAGAATTGCTGTGTAATGCGTTATACTACAGCTGGTCAAATATTGAATATCATTGCACCAAGAGAGTTCATTGATTTCTCCTACACAACCAATTGTGAAGATGGACTGCTATCATGTGGTAAATTCTCAGTAATAATCTTTTTATCTTCTAATCCAGCTACCTGGTCAATTAAACCTGTTTTCTTCTGTCTGAAAGATAAATTTAGTACATTTGTGACAAATGAAGTGTAGAAATATGGAGAAAATCCTTGTGTATTATAATGGTTAATTCACTGGAAAAAATCAGTCATTTTAAGGCAAGGCTCACAAAAGCAGGGGCagctagaaatttttaaaaaactatttttgatTATGCTAAtcaacagaaaataaaattgaaGTACTTGCAGTATCATGAAATAATAAGCACAATGCTGTTAATAACTTTAGGCATGCATAAATGCTTCTTCACATGCTGATTTCCTTAATTTATATGGCTGAATAAAGACTCTCCTGGTGAATAAAGTGATGGTTCAGGTCTGCGGTTTGGATAGTCCCTTCCTTTAAAATTTTACTCTTATCTGTACAAAACAATTCAGAACAGAAATTCTGAGCTTTGATATATAAAATAGTTGCATGTCTTCCTGAAATTATGTTTATGTGAGTGCACATGTGCCTAAGATAAATAATCTTTTCATGTCCCTTTATTTTATGCTTATTGTTTTGAATGCTTTTTTATTATGCAACTTCCAAAATGTTCATTCAGTTAAAAAGTCATTTTAAAAATGCGTTCCTCTAGATCCTCATATAATTGCTGTTGATGTTGTTTGTTAAAATAGGTATTAGCCTGGATCACGGTGAAGTAAGGCCAAGTTTTGTTCGAGGATTTAACCATCCTTGTGGCTGGTTCTGCTTTCCACTCATGGACAATCCAAGATATAGTCTTTTAGTTGGCTTTATCCAGACGGACCTGCGTGGGATGCTCCCCCAATCAGTAGTAGATACAGCTATGGCTGGTACACTGATCAGTTTTTATTCTGATCTTAGGAAAGCTCTGAAGGCATAATTAATGCAACTACAAATTCTCTGTATCATTCATGATCTTTTCCTGttttacacagtatatatatagttttaCAGTAGTTTTAATTGCATAgatcaatatatttattttgaaataagacTCTCCAAGAATTCAGTTGAGATGATTGTTCTAAAGTAATATCCATGTTTATGTTAGAAAAAAGCACATGCCCTAATTTTAAGACCTGACGTGtaaattattttattctcttGAACACAGAACTTTTTATAGCTGTGGAAAGTGTTTTATCAGGGTATTAATTTCAAGGATTTGATTTCCTAACAGCATGTTAGGAAACCAGAAACCAGTGTATTTGTGTTGGGGAATTTCCTCCCCATTGCCTTCTACACATCTTTACGGCAGAACATCTGCTATTCTTGGAATTTTAAACATAATTTAGGGTCCTTCTGTTCCAAGGCACTCTCTCACTCCTTGGCTCAAAGTTTTATTGACTATATTGGACTTTATTGGACGATATTCAGTTATACTCCCCCTCAATGCACTAAAGGTGATAGGATTGCAAATATACTGTTGACATTATTCTGAATACACAGAAACCTGTTTTTATGGACTTAAGAAATTTGCAGGTTTACAAGTAAGATCTTAGGTTAAGTTCACATACTTAGAGTTATCAGAACAATATATTGGTTCTGTGAAATGGCACACATTTCAGTGCAGCAGAATTGGTACATTTTGGAGCTCTCCTTGCCATATTGGGAATACTGCAACACAATATAGGTGCATATTTGTTTTGGAAATGCTATTGTTACGTATCAGAGATCATCTGGGTGTCAGATGTGTATGTCTACTTATACCATAGTACCGTGAGAATAGAAATTGCATTCCCAATCATTGCCTTGAGGGGCACTATAACTGAATTGTTGATGTAAGCAATGAAACCTGGTTCTGTGCTGCAAAAGCTGAGTGACTTGAAAGACTTTTGAGGACTTTTATCATCTCTTTCAAAATTGTTGCATGCTGTACTTTCAAGTTTTAGGTTTAAAAACATTTGGTATTTAATATGCTTATTTGAAAATTATACATGATTTCTATAATTTAAAGCCTGACATTTTAAATTATCTTCTTTATTTAATATCATTTCAGTAGAAAGCTATATAAACGATAGGAATATGAAACACACGCTACGTAGTCAAATTATATATTATACGAAGACTGAGGCCATATTATGAGTATCCATTTTTGTGGTACATGACTTTATAGTGGCAAGGGAGACAACAATGTTTTCAATAAGAGACCATATGCTAATATACTTGGCTTGTTATGCTATTCTAGCACCACCTGAGGATGTAAATATGGGGTACTAAAGAATGAGCTCATAGCTGAGAAACTAAAATTGTTATAAATGCTTTACCTCAGCTTCTGCTTGTTCAATCATGGATAGAATAAAATATCCTGATCCTTAAAGGGCTTCCAAGTGATCCAGATTTATTAATTCGTGTGCAATCACACATCAAGCCAGTAAGGTTTCACCACAGTGCTTATTCCAATTAAAAGAACAGAAGCatgagttttagaaaatgaactaTCCCATGTTTATTCATCATTTATACCCAGATCTCTGGAGCCATGATGATGGGGCAACATTACTCACCAAAAATAAGATTAAATGATAGGTATCAGATATATACTTATTTTTAGTGCAGATGTAAGAAGCCATATTAATGAAGAAGATAAAGTAAGGAAGAATATAATAGTTCAGTCGTCTGGGTGTAACAACCTCAGGGTTTAAACTTGCATCCATTTCTTCCACAGTTATGCAGGGATAGAGTTATTGTGACTTATTTCTTAGTCTTTAATACAGAGGACTCCTATACCAGATATTGATCActgatctttcttttttctaattttttttgggtgggggagcTTGGCAGCTTTAATCCCTACACTATTAGTTGATGTCCAAAAATGACACTTCCGACGTCTTATAAAGCCATCTACTTCATAATGTACATTCTAAACATTTGCTGTGACCAGAATTTGGAGAATGTGTTTTTGTGAAAGAATTAGAACAGTGTGTTGTTAAACTTTTTATGCCATTTCCTAATTTTGCCTTGCAAGTATAAGAAAGATTATGCTACTAGCTCAATCCAAAAGTTACTCATAATATTCACACCAACTCTAAATCACTGACTCCTTATTAAGGGCAGCTCAAAGCACTGCAATTTATAGTCATTACACCTGTAGCACTTCTTACAGTATTGGTTTACAtgaacagcaggggtgtcaaacttacgtTGTCACGTTGTCATGTGACACATTGTAACTTtcctccccttcgctaaaccaggggtgggcgtggccaacatttgatgcatctggcctgcaggccgcgagtttgacacccctgatgtacagcATTGGGAAAATTTCAGCAGCAGCATGAAATTGTGCTAGATTTTCTCACACAGCTGTGAATTTATGTAAAAGAATCTGCTTCTGCATTATTACAAACAGCTGGACATAAGGGCTATATTCACATATTGTGTGGAGTAAATCAGAACATTGTCACATCCCCATGAACTTGCTTTAACTGTTATTTAAATAGACAATTCACCTGGCTTTTTTGGTTGTGTGGTAGCTGATTAGTATTTGTTTACCTGGCATAggatgtcattttttttccaggaaagggACATtatatattccattatttgatagCAAAGCAAATGCCTAATAAATAGTATCTAGGCTTAGAAAGTGTTGTAAATAGCATGCCAGTATTACAAATAACATTACCTGAAGTTATTCTAAATGAATTGTGAATAGATGGCAAAATTAACATTAAATGCATGCAGGCCATTGTGTCTGTGTAATAGACAAAGAATCTGTGTAATTCAAGCCAAAATGCAGAATCTTAGCTTTGACTAgaagatgctttttttaaaaaagtgtatactATAGAGCAAGGggagcggtggctcaggggctaggatgttgatttgtcgatcgaaaagtcggcagctcagtggttcgaatccctagtgctgccgtgtaacggggtgagctcccgttacttatcccagcttctgccaacctagcagtttcgaaagcacataaaaatgcaagtagaaaaaatagggaccacctttagtgggaaggtaacagtgttccgtgcgcctttggcgttaagtcatgctggccacatgaccacggagatgtcttcgggcagcgctggctcttcggctttgaaacggagatgagtcggcaacgactagcatgtacgtgcgaggggaacctttacctttatactataGAGCCTAGTATTTGCTCCAGTACCTCTATAACAGAAGTAAAATCTGTTAAAGATTTCTAGTTTAATGCTGCTAGCGATCCTTTTTCTGTTTGTTGATAATAATAAGGTTTGTTTGTCTTAGATTTTCAACTGTTAGTTCTAGTTTAGGAGGTTGATTGCAAAGAAACTGCTCAATCCTCAGTAGTTCCAGAATCTGCCGATTCTGGTAGGAAATtgtaacaaaatattttctttttctgactcCTTTAATAAAAACAATGATGCAATTCCATAATCTTCCTAGGAACTagaccaggtgtctccaaccttggcaactttaagctggctgtggaattttgggagttgaagtccgccaagcttaaaattgccaaggttaaagACCTCTGAACTagacagttagaaccattaaaCTTAGTGAGGCTCAGAAAATATGCATTGGATTGTAGCTAGAGGACTTGAGCAGACTTGcattggatttttctttttaaaggactGAATATATAGTTGAtactatatatgttcatatatattttatatacttttttacTAATCTAGATCTAAGAATTTGGTTTAAAGATGCTTCTATTttatggggaagggaggggaatccAGATGTTTCAATTCTCTCATGCTTTTCCActacttttcttttgttttagccAAGGGAATGATGTATTACATGCACAATCTGTCTTTTGATTGGTGACATTAAGAGCCATCACTTTGAAAACATCCCATTACTGCaccctttcatttttttccccttaaagggTAAAGATATTGTTATTGGCAGAAAAACAATGAGATGAATGTCAATAACCTGTTAACGTTCCTGTGAATTGATGGCTCTCCAGATTCAGCT
This genomic window from Ahaetulla prasina isolate Xishuangbanna chromosome 2, ASM2864084v1, whole genome shotgun sequence contains:
- the STARD4 gene encoding stAR-related lipid transfer protein 4; translated protein: MEDTSSIDSLATRLKNTMIQYYNIEDNEWRVARKTKDVTVWRKPSEEFSGYLYKTQGIVEDVTNRIIDHIRPGPYRISWDSLMTTMDIVEKYEENCCVMRYTTAGQILNIIAPREFIDFSYTTNCEDGLLSCGISLDHGEVRPSFVRGFNHPCGWFCFPLMDNPRYSLLVGFIQTDLRGMLPQSVVDTAMAGTLISFYSDLRKALKA